In Paenibacillus sp. BIC5C1, a genomic segment contains:
- a CDS encoding NCS2 family permease produces MDRFFKLKENGTNVRTEIVAGLTTFMTMAYILFVNTLFLGSAGAGMSDNAVFFATAVGAGLMTIIMGLFVNIPIALAPGMGLNAYFMTVVLSSNGAITWQAALGAVFLSGIVFIILTVTKIRQMLLVAVPDSLKMAITVGIGLFITIVGFKLANLVAVTVNVAPDADLSQPIPGSGFNLSLGNFITHHDALLALIGLFIIAILMVMRVKGALLIGIIATTLIGIPMGVTNLSGLSGASWMPNFSDLAVGQLDLKGAISLGLFEIIFIFTFVELFDTFGTMVGTATRMGIMKDKKKGEKTVGKAMLVDAVGVSAGAALGTSTITAFVESASGVEAGGRTGLTSVTTGILFILALFIAPLALVVPSAATAPALIIVGVLMMSQVRSIEWDDFLQAFPAFLTIVLMPFTGGIANGISAGIISYVILAVFGNLVTERKVKIHWLMWILAIIVICRYVFIGGE; encoded by the coding sequence ATGGATCGTTTCTTTAAACTAAAAGAAAATGGAACGAACGTTAGAACGGAGATTGTTGCGGGTCTTACTACCTTTATGACAATGGCGTACATTCTTTTCGTAAACACGTTGTTCTTGGGATCAGCCGGAGCCGGTATGTCGGACAATGCAGTATTTTTTGCAACAGCCGTAGGTGCTGGTTTGATGACCATCATTATGGGATTGTTCGTTAATATTCCGATTGCCCTTGCACCGGGTATGGGTTTGAACGCATACTTCATGACCGTAGTTCTGAGCTCCAACGGTGCGATAACCTGGCAGGCAGCTCTGGGAGCTGTGTTCCTCTCAGGTATTGTATTCATTATTCTGACTGTAACCAAAATCCGTCAAATGCTGCTCGTTGCAGTTCCGGACTCATTAAAGATGGCAATTACGGTTGGTATTGGTCTCTTTATTACCATTGTGGGTTTCAAACTGGCTAATCTGGTGGCTGTAACAGTCAATGTTGCGCCTGATGCGGATCTGAGCCAACCGATTCCAGGGAGCGGTTTTAACCTGTCTTTAGGTAATTTTATCACGCATCATGATGCATTACTGGCTCTGATTGGACTGTTCATTATCGCTATACTGATGGTTATGCGCGTCAAAGGCGCACTGCTGATCGGTATCATTGCCACAACGTTGATTGGTATCCCAATGGGCGTTACGAATCTCAGCGGCTTGTCCGGTGCAAGCTGGATGCCTAACTTTAGTGATCTGGCAGTTGGACAACTGGATTTGAAAGGTGCCATTAGTCTTGGATTGTTCGAAATCATCTTCATCTTCACCTTTGTAGAGCTGTTTGACACATTCGGAACGATGGTAGGTACAGCAACACGAATGGGGATTATGAAGGACAAGAAAAAAGGTGAGAAAACAGTTGGTAAAGCAATGCTTGTCGATGCAGTAGGTGTAAGTGCAGGGGCTGCACTGGGTACAAGTACAATTACCGCTTTTGTCGAAAGTGCCTCTGGCGTCGAAGCTGGTGGACGTACAGGTCTGACCTCTGTAACGACAGGTATTCTGTTCATCCTGGCTTTGTTTATAGCTCCGCTGGCATTGGTTGTTCCGTCCGCAGCAACAGCTCCAGCATTGATTATCGTGGGTGTTTTGATGATGAGTCAGGTTCGCAGCATTGAGTGGGATGATTTCCTGCAAGCTTTCCCGGCGTTCCTTACCATTGTACTGATGCCTTTCACTGGAGGAATTGCAAACGGGATCTCCGCAGGGATTATATCCTATGTAATCTTGGCCGTATTCGGTAATCTGGTTACCGAGCGCAAAGTGAAGATCCACTGGCTTATGTGGATATTGGCTATCATTGTTATATGCCGGTATGTATTTATCGGTGGAGAATAA